One genomic segment of Agromyces intestinalis includes these proteins:
- a CDS encoding RidA family protein — MPKTAVTLSNAPKPAGPYSHGVVANGFLYTAGFGPQDPATGEVVEGGVAEQTRQVLRNIGAVLAEYDLTFDDVVKVTAHLEDLADFAEYNTAYAEFFSEPYPVRTTVGSRLANILVEIDVVAALPQG, encoded by the coding sequence ATGCCGAAGACCGCCGTCACCCTCTCGAACGCACCGAAGCCCGCAGGGCCCTACAGCCACGGCGTCGTCGCCAACGGGTTCCTGTACACCGCCGGTTTCGGGCCGCAGGACCCGGCCACCGGCGAGGTCGTGGAGGGCGGCGTCGCCGAACAGACCCGGCAGGTGCTGCGCAACATCGGCGCCGTGCTCGCCGAGTACGACCTCACATTCGACGACGTCGTGAAGGTCACCGCGCACCTCGAGGATCTCGCCGACTTCGCCGAGTACAACACCGCCTACGCCGAGTTCTTCAGCGAGCCGTACCCCGTGCGCACGACCGTGGGGTCGCGACTCGCGAACATCCTCGTCGAGATCGACGTGGTGGCGGCGCTGCCCCAGGGCTGA
- a CDS encoding amino acid aldolase, which yields MPLSVADLDDIRITPSDTGLPGRAAGLTVGEFLATEPRLDEFWTPLLVLDDAALRANARAIQSWCDEHGLELMPHGKTTMAPALWWLQLDGGATGLTLATPGQVRTARRFGVASVMLANALVAPPALAWAAAELADPAFALRVWADSVATVNAMEAGLAGLDLPRPIDVLVELGAPGGRTGARTLDDARRVADRVAASPVLRLAGTAGYEGSLGHDRSSGAAAAVRGYLADLVRLHETVAGLAGGELLLSAGGSAYLDLVAEAFEAPAARAAGTRRVLRSGASLVHDNGFYRGISPIDDRLTPAMRGLARVVSHPEPGLALLDGGKRDFPYDEGLPVPLALDGASVTALNDQHTYLRAAPSGAVGPVDIAIGDVVELGLSHPCTAFDKRRLIPVVERFGSDRVVALVRTFF from the coding sequence GTGCCGCTATCCGTGGCCGACCTCGACGACATCCGCATCACCCCGTCCGATACCGGTCTTCCCGGCCGCGCCGCGGGCCTCACCGTCGGCGAGTTCCTCGCGACCGAGCCCCGGCTCGACGAGTTCTGGACCCCGCTGCTCGTGCTCGATGACGCCGCGCTGCGCGCGAACGCGCGAGCGATCCAGTCGTGGTGCGACGAACACGGGCTGGAGCTCATGCCGCACGGCAAGACGACGATGGCACCCGCCCTCTGGTGGCTGCAGCTCGACGGCGGCGCGACGGGGCTCACGCTCGCCACGCCAGGGCAGGTGCGAACCGCGCGGCGGTTCGGCGTGGCATCCGTCATGCTCGCGAACGCGCTGGTCGCACCGCCCGCACTCGCGTGGGCGGCCGCCGAGCTGGCCGACCCCGCCTTCGCGCTGCGGGTCTGGGCCGACTCGGTCGCGACCGTCAACGCGATGGAGGCGGGGCTCGCGGGTCTCGACCTGCCGCGCCCGATCGACGTACTCGTCGAGCTCGGCGCGCCCGGCGGGCGCACCGGGGCCCGCACGCTCGACGACGCGCGCCGTGTCGCCGACCGGGTGGCCGCGTCGCCCGTGCTGCGACTCGCGGGCACCGCCGGCTACGAGGGATCGCTCGGCCACGACCGCTCGTCGGGCGCGGCCGCCGCGGTGCGCGGCTACCTCGCCGACCTGGTGCGGCTGCACGAGACGGTCGCGGGCCTGGCCGGCGGGGAGCTGCTGCTCAGCGCGGGCGGCAGCGCGTACCTCGACCTGGTCGCCGAGGCGTTCGAGGCTCCCGCCGCTCGCGCCGCCGGCACGCGGCGCGTGCTGCGATCGGGTGCGTCGCTCGTGCACGACAACGGGTTCTACCGCGGCATCTCACCCATCGACGACCGGCTGACGCCCGCCATGCGCGGCCTCGCGCGGGTCGTCTCGCACCCCGAACCCGGCCTCGCACTGCTCGACGGCGGCAAGCGCGACTTCCCCTATGACGAGGGGCTGCCGGTGCCGCTCGCGCTCGACGGGGCATCCGTGACCGCGCTCAACGACCAGCACACGTACCTGCGGGCCGCGCCTTCCGGTGCGGTCGGCCCGGTCGACATCGCCATCGGCGACGTCGTCGAGCTCGGGCTCTCGCACCCGTGCACCGCGTTCGACAAGCGCCGGCTCATCCCCGTCGTCGAGCGGTTCGGCAGCGACCGGGTCGTCGCGCTCGTGCGGACGTTCTTCTGA
- a CDS encoding aspartate kinase: MSLIVQKYGGSSVADAESIKRVAKRIVETRKAGNDVVVAVSAMGDTTDELLDLANDVTPIQAPRELDMLLSAGERISMALLAMAIKAMGHEARSFTGSQAGMITDATHGAARIVDVTPVRLQEALDDGAIVIVAGFQGFSRESRDITTLGRGGSDTTAVALAAALQADVCEIYTDVDGVFTSDPRVVKKARKLDRITSEEMLELAASGAKVLHIRAVEYARRHGVTLHVRSSFNNSEGTIVYDPSRSPEGAAVEDSVIAGVAVDLSEAKITIVGVPDKPGAAAAIFKIVANTNANVDMIVQNVSAAATGRTDISFTLPKSDGEKALSALGSVQEQVGFESLQYDDQIGKLSLVGAAMRSASGVSAKLFEALYKAGINIEMISTSEIRISVVTRADSVHDAARAVHAAFELDGDTDAVVYAGTGR; this comes from the coding sequence GTGAGCTTGATCGTGCAGAAGTACGGCGGGTCGTCCGTCGCCGACGCTGAGAGCATCAAGCGGGTCGCCAAGCGCATCGTCGAGACCCGCAAGGCGGGCAACGACGTGGTCGTGGCGGTCTCGGCGATGGGCGACACGACCGACGAACTCCTCGACCTGGCCAACGACGTCACGCCGATCCAGGCGCCGCGCGAGCTCGACATGCTGCTGTCGGCGGGCGAGCGCATCTCGATGGCGCTGCTCGCGATGGCGATCAAGGCGATGGGTCACGAGGCGCGCAGCTTCACGGGCAGCCAGGCGGGCATGATCACGGATGCCACGCACGGCGCCGCACGTATCGTCGACGTCACCCCGGTGCGCCTGCAGGAGGCGCTCGACGACGGGGCGATCGTCATCGTCGCGGGCTTCCAGGGTTTCAGCCGCGAATCGCGTGACATCACGACCCTCGGCCGAGGCGGCAGCGACACCACCGCCGTCGCGCTCGCCGCCGCGCTGCAGGCCGACGTCTGCGAGATCTACACCGATGTCGACGGCGTGTTCACGTCCGACCCGCGCGTCGTGAAGAAGGCGCGCAAGCTCGACCGCATCACGAGCGAAGAGATGCTCGAGCTCGCCGCCTCGGGTGCGAAGGTGCTGCACATCCGTGCCGTCGAGTACGCCCGACGGCACGGCGTCACACTGCACGTGCGGTCGTCGTTCAACAACTCCGAGGGCACCATCGTCTACGATCCCTCGCGAAGCCCCGAAGGAGCTGCTGTGGAAGATTCCGTCATCGCCGGCGTCGCCGTCGACCTCTCCGAGGCGAAGATCACCATCGTCGGCGTCCCCGACAAGCCCGGCGCCGCGGCGGCGATCTTCAAGATCGTCGCGAACACGAACGCGAACGTCGACATGATCGTGCAGAACGTGTCCGCAGCCGCCACCGGCCGCACCGACATCTCGTTCACCCTGCCGAAGTCCGACGGCGAGAAGGCGCTGTCGGCGCTCGGCAGCGTGCAGGAGCAGGTCGGCTTCGAGTCGCTGCAGTACGACGACCAGATCGGCAAGCTGTCGCTGGTCGGCGCCGCGATGCGGTCGGCGTCGGGCGTGTCGGCGAAGCTGTTCGAGGCGCTCTACAAGGCGGGCATCAACATCGAGATGATCTCGACGAGCGAGATCCGCATCTCGGTCGTGACCCGTGCCGACAGCGTGCACGACGCCGCGCGCGCCGTGCACGCCGCGTTCGAGCTCGACGGCGACACCGACGCCGTGGTGTACGCCGGCACCGGTCGCTGA
- a CDS encoding N-acyl-D-amino-acid deacylase family protein: MRVLIAGVVAVDGEASASDPVDVVVDDGRIAAVTARGEASDRAVDVRIDGGGRLLVPGFVDAHSHALGRLGEPDVQLGLLRQGVTTVIGGQDGVGVAPGDGAYANEYFAAIDGPHPDYPGGGVGELLAALDGASSVNGAYLVPAGTVRLEVMGRSTDAAGPRELAAMRRLVADGLADGAVGLSTGLDYVPGRFASTAEMNELAREVAAVGGVVASHLRGGYESGSAEGVAELAAIARGSGAAVHVSHFHAEPDIVIGLMDGLRDDGADATFDAYPYTRGCSLLSMPLLPPELSVRPTDEVVAAIADPVERARLLGEWFPTVVDYPSLGPSWPSMLTFGHIAAPDFDWMHGLTIGAAAARAGTTPAELVLDVLAAARLEVNVVMAVRSTRTDADLARILAHPAAIGGSDGIWIGRHPHPRARGTFARYAALLVDELGWGGAAALCSTRAVDRFGLGDRGRVRVGAVADLALVDPDRIVDRATYEHPLAVADGIDDVLVAGVPVLRHGALTGATPGRGIRRA, encoded by the coding sequence ATGCGCGTGCTCATCGCCGGGGTCGTGGCGGTCGACGGCGAGGCATCCGCATCCGACCCCGTCGACGTCGTCGTCGACGACGGGCGCATCGCGGCGGTCACGGCGCGCGGCGAGGCATCCGACCGGGCCGTCGACGTCCGCATCGACGGCGGCGGGCGACTGCTCGTGCCCGGCTTCGTCGACGCGCACTCGCACGCGCTCGGCCGCCTCGGCGAACCCGACGTGCAGCTCGGGCTGCTGCGCCAGGGTGTGACCACCGTCATCGGCGGGCAGGACGGCGTCGGCGTCGCCCCCGGCGACGGCGCCTACGCGAACGAGTACTTCGCCGCGATCGACGGGCCGCACCCCGACTACCCCGGCGGCGGCGTGGGCGAACTCCTCGCCGCGCTCGACGGTGCGTCGTCGGTGAACGGCGCGTACCTGGTTCCGGCGGGCACGGTGCGCCTCGAGGTGATGGGGCGATCGACGGATGCCGCGGGGCCGCGAGAGCTCGCCGCGATGCGCCGCCTCGTGGCCGATGGACTCGCCGACGGCGCGGTGGGGCTCTCGACCGGACTCGACTACGTGCCCGGGCGATTCGCCTCGACCGCCGAGATGAACGAACTGGCACGCGAGGTCGCCGCCGTCGGGGGCGTCGTGGCCTCGCACCTGCGCGGCGGCTACGAGTCGGGGTCCGCCGAAGGCGTCGCCGAGCTCGCGGCGATCGCACGCGGGTCGGGTGCCGCGGTGCACGTGTCGCACTTCCACGCCGAGCCCGACATCGTGATCGGCCTCATGGACGGGCTGCGCGACGACGGCGCGGATGCCACGTTCGACGCCTACCCGTACACGCGCGGCTGCTCGCTGCTGTCGATGCCGCTCCTGCCGCCCGAACTCTCGGTGCGCCCGACCGACGAGGTCGTCGCGGCGATCGCCGACCCCGTCGAACGTGCACGCCTGCTCGGAGAGTGGTTCCCGACTGTGGTCGACTATCCGAGCCTCGGACCCTCGTGGCCGTCGATGCTCACCTTCGGGCACATCGCGGCGCCCGACTTCGACTGGATGCACGGGCTCACGATCGGCGCGGCCGCCGCGCGCGCCGGCACGACGCCGGCCGAACTCGTGCTCGACGTGCTCGCCGCCGCCCGCCTCGAGGTGAACGTCGTGATGGCGGTGCGCTCCACCCGCACCGACGCCGACCTCGCGCGGATCCTCGCGCACCCCGCGGCGATCGGCGGCTCCGACGGCATCTGGATCGGCCGGCACCCGCATCCGCGCGCTCGCGGCACGTTCGCGCGGTACGCGGCCCTGCTCGTCGACGAGCTCGGCTGGGGCGGCGCCGCGGCGCTGTGCTCGACCCGCGCCGTCGACCGCTTCGGCCTCGGCGATCGCGGGCGCGTGCGCGTCGGCGCCGTCGCCGACCTCGCCCTCGTCGACCCCGACCGCATCGTCGACCGGGCCACGTATGAGCATCCGCTCGCGGTCGCCGACGGCATCGACGACGTGCTCGTGGCCGGTGTCCCCGTGCTGCGCCACGGCGCGCTGACCGGCGCAACGCCGGGCCGCGGCATTCGTCGCGCCTGA
- a CDS encoding aspartate-semialdehyde dehydrogenase, with translation MGSGVNIGIVGATGQVGAVVRRLLEEREFPVASIRYFASARSAGTTLPWRGEDIVVEDAETADPTGLDIAIFSAGGATSKAQAPRFAAAGVTVIDNSSAWRMDPEVPLVVSEVNPHAIDEAEKGIIANPNCTTMAAMPVLKVLHDEAGLERLVISTYQAVSGAGLAGGEELYQQAKAAVEQDPRSLVHDGASVSFPDAEKFPRTIAFDVVPLAGSIVDDGDLETDEEKKLRNESRKILELPGLLVAGTCVRVPVFTGHSLSIHAEFANDITPERATELLSDAPGVALSDIPTPLQAAGTDPSYVGRIRRDQSAPEGRGLVLFVSNDNLRKGAALNAVQIAELVAAKLPAAV, from the coding sequence GTGGGCAGTGGTGTGAATATCGGCATCGTTGGCGCGACCGGGCAGGTCGGCGCGGTCGTGCGGCGGCTGTTGGAGGAGCGAGAGTTCCCCGTGGCATCCATTCGCTACTTCGCGTCGGCCCGTTCGGCCGGCACGACCCTGCCGTGGAGGGGCGAGGATATCGTCGTCGAGGACGCCGAGACTGCCGACCCGACCGGCCTCGACATCGCGATCTTCTCCGCTGGCGGCGCGACGTCGAAGGCGCAGGCGCCCCGGTTCGCGGCGGCCGGCGTCACCGTCATCGACAACTCGAGCGCCTGGCGCATGGATCCCGAGGTGCCGCTCGTGGTCTCCGAGGTGAACCCGCACGCGATCGACGAGGCCGAGAAGGGCATCATCGCCAACCCGAACTGCACCACGATGGCCGCCATGCCGGTGCTGAAGGTGCTGCACGACGAGGCCGGCCTCGAGCGGCTCGTCATCTCGACGTACCAGGCCGTGTCGGGTGCCGGGCTCGCCGGCGGCGAGGAGCTCTACCAGCAGGCCAAGGCCGCGGTCGAGCAGGACCCGCGTTCGCTCGTGCACGACGGAGCATCCGTGTCGTTCCCCGACGCCGAGAAATTCCCGCGCACGATCGCGTTCGACGTCGTGCCGCTCGCGGGCTCGATCGTCGACGACGGCGACCTCGAGACCGACGAAGAGAAGAAGCTGCGCAACGAGAGCCGCAAGATCCTCGAACTGCCGGGCCTGCTCGTCGCCGGCACCTGCGTGCGCGTGCCGGTGTTCACGGGTCACTCGCTGTCGATCCATGCCGAGTTCGCGAACGACATCACGCCCGAGCGCGCCACCGAGCTGCTTTCGGATGCTCCGGGTGTCGCGCTCAGCGACATCCCGACGCCGCTCCAGGCCGCGGGAACCGACCCGAGCTACGTCGGCCGCATCCGCCGCGACCAGTCGGCCCCCGAGGGCCGCGGCCTCGTGCTGTTCGTCTCGAACGACAACCTGCGCAAGGGCGCCGCGCTGAACGCGGTGCAGATCGCCGAGCTCGTCGCCGCGAAGCTGCCCGCCGCGGTCTGA
- a CDS encoding malate:quinone oxidoreductase, with product MHSEETVDVVLIGGGIMSATLGSLLSRLQPDWSIRVYERLGEVAQESSNAWNNAGTGHAALCELNYMPEGKDGTVDPAKAVSINEQFQISRQYWAHLVSTGALPSPNRFINSTPHMTFVHGAKNIEYLRKRVAALDGQPLFPDLEYTERHEQIAEWTPLLAKKRNPKQKVAATRIAAGTDVDFGALTRFLFDDLKSRGGEVVTDTQVTWLKRQNDGAWKLKLRRLVGNTPDEVRARFVFVGAGGGALALLQHSGIPEIKGFGGFPISGQFLRTTNPKLVAQHQAKVYGKAAVGAPPMSVPHLDTRVVDGETALLFGPYAGFTPKFLKRSTWFDLPFSVRAHNLGVMLQVAFRNFDLVKYLVGELMATREKKLDALREFMPTAKREDWELITAGQRVQVMKRDGDKGGVLQFGTEVITGADGTIAGLLGASPGASTAAPIMLDVLQRCFPDRFAGWEPKLREMIPSYGTKLSDDPKAAAASLAETARVLQLQA from the coding sequence GTGCATTCAGAGGAAACCGTCGATGTCGTGCTGATCGGCGGGGGCATCATGAGCGCCACGCTCGGCTCCCTGCTGTCCCGGTTGCAGCCCGATTGGAGCATCCGGGTCTACGAACGACTCGGCGAGGTCGCGCAGGAATCCTCGAACGCCTGGAACAACGCGGGCACCGGTCACGCCGCGCTCTGCGAGCTCAACTACATGCCCGAGGGCAAGGACGGCACGGTCGACCCGGCGAAGGCCGTCTCGATCAACGAGCAGTTCCAGATCAGCCGGCAGTACTGGGCTCACCTCGTGTCGACGGGTGCGCTGCCGTCGCCGAACCGGTTCATCAACTCGACGCCCCACATGACGTTCGTGCACGGCGCGAAGAACATCGAGTACCTGCGCAAGCGGGTCGCGGCCCTCGACGGCCAGCCGCTGTTCCCCGACCTCGAGTACACCGAGCGCCACGAGCAGATCGCCGAGTGGACGCCGCTGCTCGCCAAGAAGCGCAACCCCAAGCAGAAGGTCGCCGCCACCCGCATCGCCGCGGGCACCGACGTCGACTTCGGCGCCCTCACCCGGTTCCTCTTCGACGATCTGAAGAGCCGCGGCGGCGAGGTCGTCACCGACACGCAGGTCACCTGGCTGAAGCGCCAGAACGACGGCGCGTGGAAGCTGAAGCTGCGCCGCCTGGTCGGCAACACCCCCGACGAGGTGCGCGCCCGCTTCGTGTTCGTCGGCGCCGGCGGCGGCGCGCTCGCGCTGCTGCAGCACTCGGGCATCCCCGAGATCAAGGGCTTCGGCGGGTTCCCCATCTCGGGGCAGTTCCTGCGCACCACGAACCCGAAGCTCGTCGCCCAGCACCAGGCGAAGGTGTACGGCAAGGCCGCCGTCGGCGCGCCGCCGATGTCGGTGCCGCACCTCGACACGCGCGTCGTCGACGGCGAGACGGCGCTGCTGTTCGGCCCGTACGCGGGCTTCACGCCCAAGTTCCTGAAGCGCAGCACGTGGTTCGACCTGCCGTTCTCGGTGCGCGCGCACAACCTCGGCGTCATGCTGCAGGTCGCGTTCCGCAACTTCGACCTCGTGAAGTACCTCGTCGGCGAGCTGATGGCGACCCGCGAGAAGAAGCTCGACGCGCTGCGCGAGTTCATGCCCACCGCCAAGCGTGAAGACTGGGAGCTCATCACCGCCGGCCAGCGCGTGCAGGTCATGAAGCGCGACGGCGACAAGGGCGGCGTGCTGCAGTTCGGCACCGAGGTCATCACCGGCGCCGACGGCACCATCGCGGGCCTGCTGGGCGCCTCGCCGGGCGCGTCGACCGCGGCGCCCATCATGCTCGACGTGCTGCAGCGCTGCTTCCCCGACCGATTCGCCGGGTGGGAGCCGAAGCTGCGCGAGATGATCCCCTCGTACGGCACGAAGCTCTCGGACGACCCGAAGGCCGCCGCGGCGTCGCTCGCCGAGACCGCGAGGGTGCTGCAGCTGCAGGCGTAG